A window of the Dyadobacter pollutisoli genome harbors these coding sequences:
- a CDS encoding DMT family transporter has translation MSLRVLALVLTAAVLHACWNLLSKKARGKTPFIWLVYTASSIVYLPVVLYQLSESNQLISQALLWFSLSSAILHLAYYIVLQRGYRSADLSVVYPLARGTGPLFSSAAAILFMSEHPDLRTISGLFLIIAGVLVITGLSFGTGQNRKMTAGLTYGVLTGLFIALYTVNDAIAVKSYTISPLVLTFGTNLLGAALLFPFIRAEKDELKREIKLHKWVIVAIAVMSPAAYMLVLEALKYAPLTVVAPARETSILLGVFMGSRVFDEKDLRRRLVASVLILGGIVMLSLG, from the coding sequence ATGAGTTTACGTGTTTTGGCCCTGGTATTAACTGCTGCGGTGCTTCACGCCTGCTGGAATCTGCTTTCAAAAAAAGCCCGGGGCAAAACTCCTTTCATTTGGTTGGTTTACACCGCGAGTAGCATTGTGTATTTGCCGGTTGTCTTGTATCAACTCAGTGAGAGTAACCAACTCATTTCACAAGCATTACTATGGTTTTCCCTAAGCAGTGCGATCTTGCATCTTGCCTATTACATTGTATTGCAGCGGGGTTACAGAAGCGCGGATCTTTCGGTCGTGTATCCGCTTGCGCGGGGAACGGGGCCATTGTTTTCGTCTGCTGCAGCCATTTTATTTATGAGTGAGCATCCGGATTTACGAACGATTTCAGGGTTATTTCTCATCATTGCCGGTGTGCTGGTGATTACCGGACTGAGCTTCGGGACAGGGCAAAACAGGAAAATGACAGCCGGCCTCACCTACGGCGTACTCACCGGATTGTTTATTGCACTTTACACGGTTAATGACGCGATTGCAGTAAAATCCTACACAATATCCCCCTTAGTGCTCACCTTTGGGACCAATCTGCTTGGTGCCGCCTTGCTATTTCCTTTCATTCGTGCTGAGAAAGATGAATTGAAAAGAGAGATCAAGTTGCATAAGTGGGTCATCGTCGCCATTGCGGTTATGAGTCCGGCCGCTTACATGCTGGTTTTGGAGGCGTTGAAATATGCACCATTAACAGTCGTAGCGCCAGCCAGGGAAACCAGTATTTTGCTCGGTGTATTTATGGGTTCACGAGTCTTCGACGAAAAAGATTTGAGAAGAAGGCTCGTAGCGAGTGTTTTGATTTTGGGTGGAATCGTAATGCTAAGCTTAGGCTAA